The sequence GAGGCGGTGTGGTGGCAGCCTATGCGGCGTACAAATTTTTGGCGTCAAAGACGGATGAAGATCGAGCTCATTATGACTGGATGGGCTATATCGCGATGGCTCTGGGTGTGGCCTTCTTGATTCCTCTGCCGTTCGCTGGGTATTGGCTGATGCGCGAAGTCTATGCGTATCGCCAACAGATGGGGATCACATTGATGGGAGGCTTGCTTGCCTGGTTGTTTATTATTCAGGCGACCATGATCGGCATTCTGTTTCTCAGCACAAATTATTATCTCTGGCAGGCTATGGGTCGGATGCGCGGAGCGGAAAAATATCAGCGCTATATAAAATATCTCGTGTTTTTGCTCACCTGCGGCTTCTTGGTGTTCATTACGCCCCACACAATGGTCATGTCGCCTGCTGAATTAAAGGCCATGGGTGGTCAGCAGCACCCGGTGTTGGGTAACTACGGGGTTATGTCGGCGAAGAATGGTGGTATCAACGTTATTATTACCACCACTGTGTTGAGTTTCGTCTGGTACATGCGAGGCAATAAAGTATCAACTGTCTCGTGGGCGAAGTTTGGCAACATCTTTATGGGCGTATTCTTTGCTTGTGCATACGTAAATATTATATGGCTCGCCATTTATGGGTATTACATTCCAGCGAACGTGCGGGTTGGTTTGTCGGTCCCGCAGGTTGCGACCACACTGTCGTGCCTCTTCTTCATGTTCGCCCTCAACAGTGTCATGATGAGGGGGGCGAAGCAGATGGGGCCAATTGAGTGGGGAAAAATTTCAGCCCGTTCACAGTATGCGCTCATCATGCTTGCGACCGCCTTTACGTGGATGATGGGATTGATGGGCTACATTCGCTCGTCTGTGCGGTTGTTCTGGCACGTCAATGAAATCATGAGGGATAATTCACCATGGGCCTATACACATACTGTAGGGTTTGCGGCCAATATGATTTCAGCCAATGTATTATTTTTCTGGATTAGTATTCTTTTCGTCTTTTGGTTGGGCAGCTTAACGGCTAAAAAGGTTCCAGTTGAAGCCAAGGCGGGAATTCCAGGAAGTATCCCGCAGCCGGCTGCTAGTCACTAAACTGAAGTTTGGTAATTGATGGTTGGCTTAACAGTGGAAGGGTACATGCTCTTTCCTGTAGCTGTAGGAGGTCAGGACCTTGGGTAACTTGATTGCAGAAGCATTTTCAATGGGTTGGATGGCTCTTGCCATTGTTGCTGGTCTGCTGGTTTACTTTCAGGTATCGATCAGCGATCCCGCTGCGAAAAAACGAGCTGTGTTCAAGACATTTATTGGTTTGGTAGCCACGTTTTTGCTGTTTGTTGCTATCGCGAATTATAAAAATAATTTCTATGGGGAAAGTCGACTACTTCCCGTCTCCCTGGTGATGATTACCGTGACAACGTTTATCATGGCCCTATACTTCACCAATTTGAGCGCTTTATTGAAGATAGGCGGAATGATGTTTTTTATCGCTGCGTTTCTTTCCGGCTATGGAAACTGGTTGCCGCAAGTCGAAGGTGGTTTTCCGCCGGTAGAGGAGAAGGTCACGTGGGATACCATGTCCACGCAGCAGCTGGCTGATAAGGGTGAGGAGATTATCTTTGGTGGTGTCGGGAAAAATAAGGAACAGGGGGCTATCGGAAAAGGGCAATGTCCGCTCTGCCACGCATTCCACGCTGGAATGCTTGGGGAGCGAGCGCCTAATTTATTGGGCCTTCCTACCCGCAAAGAACGATTAGAAGATCCGAAATATTCAAAGGGCGATCCATCGAAACGCATATATTCAGTTAAGGAAGCTTTTCCCGGTTCAGGTACTGCTGAAACA is a genomic window of Candidatus Nitrospira kreftii containing:
- a CDS encoding hypothetical protein (conserved membrane protein of unknown function), producing the protein MGLLTSKRVFSVMALCMMVGLLLLPIVIALPSPAIGEEAPAVGDEGKKDGEKVEKGRDVYYKTEGIVVGAPAPKTTDGPKDYPRYNFESRVLIWFANQQHLYYGSFVLAVPIFCMIIEFMGVVTKDKALAKRYDQLAYDFIKISLTAYSLTAILGGILIFTFLTLYPAFFSYLSGIFRPVMHIYALMFVAESGTLYIYYYGWDKMKEGFLKWIHLSMSVVLNVIGTLLMFLANSWIGFMMSPAGVDEQGRYLGNIWHVIHTALWNPLNLHRILGNMAFGGGVVAAYAAYKFLASKTDEDRAHYDWMGYIAMALGVAFLIPLPFAGYWLMREVYAYRQQMGITLMGGLLAWLFIIQATMIGILFLSTNYYLWQAMGRMRGAEKYQRYIKYLVFLLTCGFLVFITPHTMVMSPAELKAMGGQQHPVLGNYGVMSAKNGGINVIITTTVLSFVWYMRGNKVSTVSWAKFGNIFMGVFFACAYVNIIWLAIYGYYIPANVRVGLSVPQVATTLSCLFFMFALNSVMMRGAKQMGPIEWGKISARSQYALIMLATAFTWMMGLMGYIRSSVRLFWHVNEIMRDNSPWAYTHTVGFAANMISANVLFFWISILFVFWLGSLTAKKVPVEAKAGIPGSIPQPAASH
- a CDS encoding Nitric oxide reductase: MGNLIAEAFSMGWMALAIVAGLLVYFQVSISDPAAKKRAVFKTFIGLVATFLLFVAIANYKNNFYGESRLLPVSLVMITVTTFIMALYFTNLSALLKIGGMMFFIAAFLSGYGNWLPQVEGGFPPVEEKVTWDTMSTQQLADKGEEIIFGGVGKNKEQGAIGKGQCPLCHAFHAGMLGERAPNLLGLPTRKERLEDPKYSKGDPSKRIYSVKEAFPGSGTAETVQEYIAESHACPSCYVVEGYGVKGTNDKESPMPVIHKPPISLSLPELAAVDTWMYVREGIEPPSFEELVKSYEKFVPEADRPKQEEEKAAGATSLMADGSEPVEQIFAKAQCVACHTIPGIPGAIGTIGPKLEEGTTAALRLKDPEYKGTAKSATDYIMESIVDPSAFVVKPFPDNTMPKIFGQKLSAGALKKIVDYLSQVKTGAPPPKLS